The Temnothorax longispinosus isolate EJ_2023e chromosome 12, Tlon_JGU_v1, whole genome shotgun sequence genome includes a window with the following:
- the LOC139823243 gene encoding uncharacterized protein: MYRQILIHPDDWKYQCILWRCTLLALVCVYQLLTVTYGLACAPFLAIRTLKQLAHDEQSRYPQGAITLREDTYVDDVVSGANTLARAIAKQTELCGLCTVGGFPHQKWAANDEEVLSGIPPEHRLHHEPHSWENDSFSTLELLWHPNEDTFAFAIHPRTVTEYTKRRVLSETARLFDPLGWLAPVVIRAKILIQSAWLPAADALCWRSFLEELPLLSRLRVNRWLGSGDEDAQAELHGFADASERGYAAAVYLRITRIGTVAIHLLAAKSKVAPVRQVSLPRLELTAADLLISLTCHTRSTLRLFTAPTFLWSDSQVTLKWIQGHASR, encoded by the coding sequence ATGTACCGGCAGATCCTCATCCACCCGGACGACTGGAAGTATCAGTGCATCCTCTGGCGTTGCACCCTCCTCGCCCTCGTATGCGTGTATCAGCTCCTCACGGTAACGTACGGTCTCGCGTGCGCGCCTTTTTTGGCCATCCGAACGCTGAAACAGCTGGCCCACGACGAACAATCGCGATATCCGCAGGGAGCGATCACATTGCGCGAGGACACTTACGTGGACGACGTTGTCTCGGGCGCGAACACTTTGGCACGCGCGATCGCGAAACAAACCGAACTCTGCGGGCTATGCACGGTGGGCGGGTTCCCGCATCAAAAGTGGGCCGCGAACGACGAGGAAGTGCTGTCGGGAATTCCTCCCGAGCACCGACTTCACCACGAACCGCACTCGTGGGAAAACGACAGCTTTTCCACTCTCGAATTGTTGTGGCACCCGAACGAGGACACTTTCGCGTTCGCGATTCACCCGCGCACCGTCACAGAATACACGAAGAGACGCGTCCTATCGGAAACCGCACGTCTTTTCGATCCGCTGGGATGGCTCGCCCCCGTAGTGATTCGCGCGAAGATCCTCATTCAGTCCGCGTGGCTTCCCGCCGCCGACGCGCTCTGCTGGAGGAGCTTCCTCGAGGAGCTGCCTCTCCTCTCCCGCTTACGCGTGAACCGCTGGCTTGGCAGCGGGGACGAGGACGCACAAGCGGAACTGCACGGCTTTGCCGACGCATCCGAGCGAGGATACGCCGCAGCCGTGTACCTTCGTATCACCCGGATCGGCACCGTGGCCATTCATCTGTTGGCCGCCAAGAGCAAGGTGGCCCCGGTCAGGCAGGTGTCACTGCCACGACTCGAGCTCACTGCCGCCGACTTGCTCATTTCTCTTACGTGTCACACCCGCTCCACTTTGCGTCTGTTCACAGCACCCACG
- the LOC139823244 gene encoding uncharacterized protein, whose protein sequence is MKGKTADELSRIHNAVTTAVNAQESIGRPIRSHGMDLFNHLVVELFDQRTRLEWESFVSDSVEPPEHEKLTDFMSKRILMLNAARPKTAAKASDSTRSAKTHVAKQGSKNSSDPQCALCKGKHSLMTCSNFKAKSATERKTVVESSRLCFNCLGNHTVAKCQSSKNCFTCKARHHTMLHEAYVPASPFTEVSALSAVRSTDDRKAILLAPRELPSPTAMETLILCEPSSTKGLRSQLSPNLSYSACTCTDLALPCRFSESGGRNPGLATKSPVTWPHLKGLPLADAQFSAGDPVEQLLGAEVCFTILEEGIRKGGPHAPIAQKTAFGWILSDGCGASALHTRGSFQATADNELADLVRRFWEQEAEPSAPAALTPDEQKCEDFYVQTHSRTETGRYVVRLPFSKEPTTLAETRRPAERLLTAMEQKCQRDPRFGELYRQFMREYEELKHMRLAPVSLGESACYLPHHGVLRESSTFTKLRVVFNGSQQTTSGESLNHHLLVGANLLPAR, encoded by the exons ATGAAGGGAAAAACCGCTGACGAGCTGAGCCGCATCCATAACGCCGTCACAACCGCAGTCAATGCGCAGGAGAGCATCGGGAGGCCCATAAGGTCCCACGGAATGGACCTCTTTAACCACCTGGTTGTCGAGCTCTTCGACCAGCGTACGCGACTCGAGTGGGAATCATTTGTCTCGGACTCCGTCGAGCCGCCGGAGCACGAGAAGCTCACGGACTTCATGTCGAAGCGCATCCTTATGCTAAACGCCGCGAGACCGAAAACCGCCGCGAAAGCTTCCGATTCCACTCGGTCCGCGAAGACCCACGTCGCGAAACAAGGGTCGAAAAACAGCTCCGATCCGCAGTGCGCCCTGTGCAAGGGGAAACACTCGCTGATGACGTGCAGCAATTTTAAAGCCAAGTCCGCCACCGAGCGAAAGACGGTTGTAGAGTCCAGTCGGCTGTGTTTTAATTGCCTTGGCAATCACACCGTCGCGAAGTGCCAATCGTCGAAGAACTGCTTCACGTGTAAGGCTCGGCATCACACGATGCTTCATGAAGCCTACGTTCCCGCGTCGCCGTTCACCGAGGTCAGCGCGCTGTCCGCCGTGCGTTCCACTGACGACCGCAAGGCGATCCTCCTCGCACCGCGCGAGTTACCATCACCGACCGCCATGGAGACTCTCATCCTGTGCGAGCCCTCATCGACCAAGGGTCTGAGGTCTCAATTGTCGCCGAATCTCTCGTACAGCGCTTGCACCTGCACCGATCTCGCTCTGCCGTGTCGATTTTCGGAATCGGGGGGTCGAAATCCGG GCTTGGCGACAAAGAGCCCCGTTACGTGGCCCCATCTCAAAGGGCTGCCTCTAGCCGATGCGCAGTTTTCGGCTGGAGACCCGGTCGAGCAACTTCTCGGAGCAGAAGTGTGCTTCACCATTCTCGAAGAGGGCATTCGAAAGGGCGGACCGCACGCCCCGATCGCGCAGAAGACAGCCTTCGGGTGGATTCTATCCGATGGCTGCGGTGCCTCAGCCCTCCACACGCGCGGCAGCTTTCAAGCGACGGCCGACAACGAGTTGGCCGACCTCGTGCGCCGCTTCTGGGAGCAAGAAGCAGAGCCTTCCGCTCCCGCCGCCCTCACGCCTGACGAACAGAAGTGCGAGGACTTCTACGTCCAAACGCACTCCCGCACGGAGACTGGACGGTACGTGGTCCGATTGCCATTCTCCAAGGAGCCAACGACGTTGGCTGAAACACGCCGACCGGCCGAACGCCTGCTGACCGCAATGGAGCAGAAATGCCAGAGGGACCCCCGGTTCGGCGAGCTCTACCGCCAGTTCATGCGGGAGTACGAGGAGCTGAAACACATGAGATTAGCTCCCGTTTCTCTTGGTGAGTCTGCGTGCTACCTACCGCATCACGGAGTGCTCCGAGAATCGAGCACCTTCACAAAACTCAGGGTGGTCTTCAACGGGTCGCAACAGACGACGTCCGGCGAGTCGCTGAACCACCACCTCCTCGTGGGCGCCAACCTGCTGCCCGCGCGCTAG
- the LOC139823245 gene encoding uncharacterized protein: protein MSMDQSALLNSQHDIHGRISRSMDNLRKLGADKLTLDVVSTRIRILDDLWAKFESNHDLIRACYGQLYNESEYAKTDFVDTVENTYVHQHSLLTGLANKLKPASPRVPVGPEQNSEHAPKTSLPCIQLRNFSGAYEEWPSFRDLFKSVIGENSSISNVERLHYLRSCLRGPAEKLVSLPPWRK from the coding sequence ATGAGCATGGATCAGAGCGCCTTGCTGAACAGTCAGCACGACATCCACGGCCGCATCTCCCGCTCCATGGACAACCTCCGGAAGCTGGGTGCAGATAAACTCACCCTCGACGTTGTGAGCACCCGCATCCGCATTCTCGACGACCTGTGGGCAAAGTTCGAGTCAAACCATGATCTCATTCGGGCATGTTACGGGCAACTCTACAACGAGAGTGAGTACGCAAAGACAGATTTTGTCGACACTGTTGAGAACACTTACGTGCATCAGCATAGTCTGCTTACCGGTCTCGCGAATAAATTGAAACCCGCGTCGCCCAGAGTGCCAGTCGGACCGGAGCAAAACAGTGAACACGCTCCCAAGACGTCACTGCCGTGTATTCAGTTGCGGAACTTTTCGGGCGCGTATGAGGAGTGGCCGTCGTTTCGGGATCTTTTCAAGTCGGTCATCGGTGAGAATTCGTCGATTTCGAACGTTGAGCGGCTCCATTACCTTCGATCGTGTCTGCGAGGGCCCGCTGAAAAATTAGTGAGTTTACCGCCGTGGCGAAAATGA
- the LOC139822901 gene encoding uncharacterized protein isoform X5 — translation MQGPQESAQEFMAALLKLSLHCKFGAYLQTELRNQFVFGLKNQRIQARLLETVNLTKESALKIACGMKMAEKGVNKLKEESPTEAAVDFIGAKSKQKKTKGQEKRNEVKGSQQGAKREPQQSNRSKFNNTSNHCNKRDKNNDVICFRCGQAHFATSCTLPRTVKCRECRGFGHLQKVCKKKGQTHMLEKVCSAMDREHLEHRAKFTVPLQIENRDVVFDVDCDSAVTLRVKIPVGEPEASESTSEESTSERSQSTERFQSPSTDSESREYSPICF, via the exons ATGCAAGGCCCACAGGAGAGCGCGCAAGAATTCATGGCGGCTCTGCTGAAACTGTCCTTGCATTGTAAATTTGGAGCGTATCTGCAAACGGAGTTAAGAAATCAATTTGTCTTTGGTTTAAAAAACCAGAGAATCCAGGCGAGGCTGTTAGAGACGGTCAACCTTACCAAAGAATCCGCGCTGAAAATTGCGTGCGGCATGAAAATGGCGGAGAAAGGAGTCAACAAATTGAAGGAGGAAAGCCCAACGGAAGCAGCCGTTGATTTCATAGGAGCGAAATCAAAACAGAAGAAGACAAAGGGGCAAGAAAAACGAAACGAAGTCAAAGGAAGTCAACAAGGAGCAAAAAGGGAGCCACAACAAAGCAACCGTTCCAAGTTTAATAACACGAGTAACCATTGTAATAAgcgtgataaaaataatgatgttATTTGCTTTAGGTGCGGACAGGCTCACTTTGCAACCAGTTGTACCCTTCCTCGGACGGTAAAATGCAGAGAATGCAGGGGTTTCGGACATTTACAGAAGGTCTGCAAAAAGAAAGGCCAGACTCATATGCTCGAGAAAGTTTGCAGCGCGATGGATCGAGAGCATCTCGAGCACAGAGCGAAATTTACGGTACCCCTTCAAATCGAAAACCGAGACGTTGTATTTGATGTAGATTGCGACTCAGCGGTTACCCTG CGCGTTAAGATACCCGTAGGAGAGCCGGAGGCCAGCGAGAGCACATCCGAGGAGTCGACGTCGGAGAGGAGCCAGTCGACGGAGCGCTTCCAAAGCCCGAGCACCGATTCAGAGTCCCGGGAGTATTCCCCTATCTGCTTCTGA
- the LOC139822903 gene encoding myb/SANT-like DNA-binding domain-containing protein 3, whose protein sequence is MNAESKRKRAVNFTEAEKVILTDLVFRYKNIIENKRSDAITSKDKDKTWKVIEQLFNSMCSIEFRSSEVLKSCWDNLKKKTRKFFADEKMKFNKTGKCLKLYTSLSDTLIDRVQKIIKSSVDGLTSTFDSDAITGK, encoded by the exons ATGAACGCAGAAAGCAAGCGTAAACGTGCTGTAAATTTTACAGAAGcagaaaaagttattttaacagatTTGGTGTTccgatacaaaaatataatagaaaataagagATCCGATGCTATAACCTCTAAAGACAAAGATAAAACTTGGAAAGTAAtagaacaattatttaatagtatGTGTTCAATTGAATTTCGAAGTTCAGAAGTCTTAAAAAGTTGTTGGgataatttgaagaaaaaaacaagaaagttTTTTGCAGATGAaaagatgaaatttaataagacaggtaaatgtttaaaactttatacttCTTT ATCAGATACACTTATAGATcgtgtacaaaaaattataaaatcttcaGTTGATGGCTTAACAAGTACGTTTGATAGTGATGCTATAACaggtaaataa
- the LOC139822901 gene encoding uncharacterized protein isoform X4, with the protein MYQKPASEDRSIKQDIFEFKSHFRINKNTFEQLTQDLGPSIIERDNSPNLPPHKQIAIALWIFGNQEVYRSVADRFGVSKDTIWRCVFNVAYVLEQHVLNYIKWPEVHEILYIQQEFAAMNGFPGVVGVIDGCHIPISAPIEYSDSYINRKGFHSIILQGICDHRMKFIDIFAGICGSVHDARVWRLSDIKRAIDYDVERYFLQHGHLLADSAYPLSYNMLTPYRDNGHLNHIQRNYNTKLSKTRVIIERAFGMLKGRFRKLKYVYMYNTEMIPLLVLACCALHNICIENEDEPFDIVEDNEYNNNNDVFIEAEEKREIIAQLL; encoded by the exons ATGTATCAAAAACCTGCAAGTGAGGACAGATCCATTAAGCAGGACATTTTTG aatttaaatcaCATTTTCGAATCaacaaaaatacttttgaGCAATTAACGCAAGATCTTGGGCCAAGTATAATTGAAAGGGACAATTCACCTAATTTGCCACCACATAAACAGATTGCTATAGCTCTTTGGATTTTTGGCAATCAAGAAGTTTACAG atccGTTGCAGATCGTTTTGGAGTATCAAAAGATACCATATGGAGGTGTGTCTTTAACGTGGCATACGTATTAGAGCAACacgttttaaattacataaaatggCCAGAGgttcatgaaatattatatatacaacagGAATTTGCTGCCATGAACGGTTTCCCAGGTGTAGTGGGTGTCATTGATGGATGCCATATTCCGATTAGTGCCCCTATTGAATATTCAGacagttatataaatagaaaaggaTTTCATTCTATAATATTGCAAGGAATTTGTGATCATAGAATgaaatttatcgatatttttgcGGGAATTTGTGGCAGTGTTCATGATGCCCGAGTTTGGCGATTAAGTGATATAAAACGTGCGATAGACTATGATgtagaaagatattttctaCAGCATGGTCATTTGCTAGCTGATTCTGCATATCCGCTCTCATATAACATGCTCACCCCATATCGTGACAATGGTCACTTAAATCACATACAACGCAATTATAATACTAAGTTATCAAAAACTCGTGTCATAATTGAAAGAGCGTTTGGAATGTTAAAAGGGCGAttccgaaaattaaaatatgtatatatgtacaacacAGAAATGATACCATTACTGGTACTTGCGTGTTGTGCCTTgcataatatttgtattgaGAATGAGGATGAACCATTTGATATTGTCGAGGATAatgaatacaataataataatgatgtatTTATAGAAGccgaggaaaaaagagaaattattgcgcaattactttaa
- the LOC139822901 gene encoding putative nuclease HARBI1 isoform X2: MDHTRMDIFLLWNVFFNNDEDNEANWQMHHVREPHLKISNYFENIVLFYSVTEFKSHFRINKNTFEQLTQDLGPSIIERDNSPNLPPHKQIAIALWIFGNQEVYRSVADRFGVSKDTIWRCVFNVAYVLEQHVLNYIKWPEVHEILYIQQEFAAMNGFPGVVGVIDGCHIPISAPIEYSDSYINRKGFHSIILQGICDHRMKFIDIFAGICGSVHDARVWRLSDIKRAIDYDVERYFLQHGHLLADSAYPLSYNMLTPYRDNGHLNHIQRNYNTKLSKTRVIIERAFGMLKGRFRKLKYVYMYNTEMIPLLVLACCALHNICIENEDEPFDIVEDNEYNNNNDVFIEAEEKREIIAQLL; the protein is encoded by the exons at GGATCATACAAGGAtggatatatttcttttatggaatgttttttttaataacgatgAGGACAATGAAGCTAATTGGCAAATGCACCACGTTAGAGAACCGCATTtgaaaattagtaattattttgaGAACATTGTTCTTTTCTATTCTGTCACAG aatttaaatcaCATTTTCGAATCaacaaaaatacttttgaGCAATTAACGCAAGATCTTGGGCCAAGTATAATTGAAAGGGACAATTCACCTAATTTGCCACCACATAAACAGATTGCTATAGCTCTTTGGATTTTTGGCAATCAAGAAGTTTACAG atccGTTGCAGATCGTTTTGGAGTATCAAAAGATACCATATGGAGGTGTGTCTTTAACGTGGCATACGTATTAGAGCAACacgttttaaattacataaaatggCCAGAGgttcatgaaatattatatatacaacagGAATTTGCTGCCATGAACGGTTTCCCAGGTGTAGTGGGTGTCATTGATGGATGCCATATTCCGATTAGTGCCCCTATTGAATATTCAGacagttatataaatagaaaaggaTTTCATTCTATAATATTGCAAGGAATTTGTGATCATAGAATgaaatttatcgatatttttgcGGGAATTTGTGGCAGTGTTCATGATGCCCGAGTTTGGCGATTAAGTGATATAAAACGTGCGATAGACTATGATgtagaaagatattttctaCAGCATGGTCATTTGCTAGCTGATTCTGCATATCCGCTCTCATATAACATGCTCACCCCATATCGTGACAATGGTCACTTAAATCACATACAACGCAATTATAATACTAAGTTATCAAAAACTCGTGTCATAATTGAAAGAGCGTTTGGAATGTTAAAAGGGCGAttccgaaaattaaaatatgtatatatgtacaacacAGAAATGATACCATTACTGGTACTTGCGTGTTGTGCCTTgcataatatttgtattgaGAATGAGGATGAACCATTTGATATTGTCGAGGATAatgaatacaataataataatgatgtatTTATAGAAGccgaggaaaaaagagaaattattgcgcaattactttaa
- the LOC139822901 gene encoding putative nuclease HARBI1 isoform X1: MSIEIVAEHRDHTRMDIFLLWNVFFNNDEDNEANWQMHHVREPHLKISNYFENIVLFYSVTEFKSHFRINKNTFEQLTQDLGPSIIERDNSPNLPPHKQIAIALWIFGNQEVYRSVADRFGVSKDTIWRCVFNVAYVLEQHVLNYIKWPEVHEILYIQQEFAAMNGFPGVVGVIDGCHIPISAPIEYSDSYINRKGFHSIILQGICDHRMKFIDIFAGICGSVHDARVWRLSDIKRAIDYDVERYFLQHGHLLADSAYPLSYNMLTPYRDNGHLNHIQRNYNTKLSKTRVIIERAFGMLKGRFRKLKYVYMYNTEMIPLLVLACCALHNICIENEDEPFDIVEDNEYNNNNDVFIEAEEKREIIAQLL; the protein is encoded by the exons ATGTCTATTGAAATTGTTGCTGAACATAGGGATCATACAAGGAtggatatatttcttttatggaatgttttttttaataacgatgAGGACAATGAAGCTAATTGGCAAATGCACCACGTTAGAGAACCGCATTtgaaaattagtaattattttgaGAACATTGTTCTTTTCTATTCTGTCACAG aatttaaatcaCATTTTCGAATCaacaaaaatacttttgaGCAATTAACGCAAGATCTTGGGCCAAGTATAATTGAAAGGGACAATTCACCTAATTTGCCACCACATAAACAGATTGCTATAGCTCTTTGGATTTTTGGCAATCAAGAAGTTTACAG atccGTTGCAGATCGTTTTGGAGTATCAAAAGATACCATATGGAGGTGTGTCTTTAACGTGGCATACGTATTAGAGCAACacgttttaaattacataaaatggCCAGAGgttcatgaaatattatatatacaacagGAATTTGCTGCCATGAACGGTTTCCCAGGTGTAGTGGGTGTCATTGATGGATGCCATATTCCGATTAGTGCCCCTATTGAATATTCAGacagttatataaatagaaaaggaTTTCATTCTATAATATTGCAAGGAATTTGTGATCATAGAATgaaatttatcgatatttttgcGGGAATTTGTGGCAGTGTTCATGATGCCCGAGTTTGGCGATTAAGTGATATAAAACGTGCGATAGACTATGATgtagaaagatattttctaCAGCATGGTCATTTGCTAGCTGATTCTGCATATCCGCTCTCATATAACATGCTCACCCCATATCGTGACAATGGTCACTTAAATCACATACAACGCAATTATAATACTAAGTTATCAAAAACTCGTGTCATAATTGAAAGAGCGTTTGGAATGTTAAAAGGGCGAttccgaaaattaaaatatgtatatatgtacaacacAGAAATGATACCATTACTGGTACTTGCGTGTTGTGCCTTgcataatatttgtattgaGAATGAGGATGAACCATTTGATATTGTCGAGGATAatgaatacaataataataatgatgtatTTATAGAAGccgaggaaaaaagagaaattattgcgcaattactttaa
- the LOC139822901 gene encoding putative nuclease HARBI1 isoform X3 produces the protein MDIFLLWNVFFNNDEDNEANWQMHHVREPHLKISNYFENIVLFYSVTEFKSHFRINKNTFEQLTQDLGPSIIERDNSPNLPPHKQIAIALWIFGNQEVYRSVADRFGVSKDTIWRCVFNVAYVLEQHVLNYIKWPEVHEILYIQQEFAAMNGFPGVVGVIDGCHIPISAPIEYSDSYINRKGFHSIILQGICDHRMKFIDIFAGICGSVHDARVWRLSDIKRAIDYDVERYFLQHGHLLADSAYPLSYNMLTPYRDNGHLNHIQRNYNTKLSKTRVIIERAFGMLKGRFRKLKYVYMYNTEMIPLLVLACCALHNICIENEDEPFDIVEDNEYNNNNDVFIEAEEKREIIAQLL, from the exons AtggatatatttcttttatggaatgttttttttaataacgatgAGGACAATGAAGCTAATTGGCAAATGCACCACGTTAGAGAACCGCATTtgaaaattagtaattattttgaGAACATTGTTCTTTTCTATTCTGTCACAG aatttaaatcaCATTTTCGAATCaacaaaaatacttttgaGCAATTAACGCAAGATCTTGGGCCAAGTATAATTGAAAGGGACAATTCACCTAATTTGCCACCACATAAACAGATTGCTATAGCTCTTTGGATTTTTGGCAATCAAGAAGTTTACAG atccGTTGCAGATCGTTTTGGAGTATCAAAAGATACCATATGGAGGTGTGTCTTTAACGTGGCATACGTATTAGAGCAACacgttttaaattacataaaatggCCAGAGgttcatgaaatattatatatacaacagGAATTTGCTGCCATGAACGGTTTCCCAGGTGTAGTGGGTGTCATTGATGGATGCCATATTCCGATTAGTGCCCCTATTGAATATTCAGacagttatataaatagaaaaggaTTTCATTCTATAATATTGCAAGGAATTTGTGATCATAGAATgaaatttatcgatatttttgcGGGAATTTGTGGCAGTGTTCATGATGCCCGAGTTTGGCGATTAAGTGATATAAAACGTGCGATAGACTATGATgtagaaagatattttctaCAGCATGGTCATTTGCTAGCTGATTCTGCATATCCGCTCTCATATAACATGCTCACCCCATATCGTGACAATGGTCACTTAAATCACATACAACGCAATTATAATACTAAGTTATCAAAAACTCGTGTCATAATTGAAAGAGCGTTTGGAATGTTAAAAGGGCGAttccgaaaattaaaatatgtatatatgtacaacacAGAAATGATACCATTACTGGTACTTGCGTGTTGTGCCTTgcataatatttgtattgaGAATGAGGATGAACCATTTGATATTGTCGAGGATAatgaatacaataataataatgatgtatTTATAGAAGccgaggaaaaaagagaaattattgcgcaattactttaa